From one Electrophorus electricus isolate fEleEle1 chromosome 20, fEleEle1.pri, whole genome shotgun sequence genomic stretch:
- the LOC113586726 gene encoding PAK4-inhibitor INKA2-like isoform X2, whose product MTEAGDGLHDQMLSMMGALQELKLLQVQTALEQLELSGKSRATSQAPANSEEQRCNIFKVARRQEKQGHPQNPHSCITGTSPSASSMGSESTALPRRISGWSTPRVEYCSPSVCQPSMDQHAKGQNSIQPSELSPADLSGILHSLSREGPSLDNNYTEDSFDRSRDWTSTLMSCSRNRQPLVLGDNVLADLVGNWLDLPDLEKEAEFGLCGSDCPTCPLQLGRPQELSKRFSLTGNLFKKLLRSVRPDREKLLKQKPGWMPPRSDREAELVKRPKKAAKAKGSFYLPFWSGSQQAKGSAFHQPPDDKTHFLELYIDGKLGEPMEKVQPLFDYSTAVWV is encoded by the coding sequence ATGACAGAAGCTGGTGATGGGCTTCATGATCAGATGCTCTCCATGATGGGTGCTCTGCAAGAACTCAAACTCCTCCAAGTCCAAACTGCACTTGAGCAACTGGAGCTCTCTGGGAAATCTAGAGCAACATCTCAAGCACCAGCCAATTCCGAGGAACAGCGATGCAACATATTTAAGGTTGCTAGGAGGCAAGAAAAACAGGGACATCCCCAGAACCCCCACAGCTGCATCACCGGAACTTCACCATCCGCATCCAGCATGGGGAGTGAAAGCACAGCTTTACCCAGGAGGATCTCTGGATGGTCCACTCCACGGGTGGAATACTGCAGCCCCAGTGTGTGCCAACCGTCCATGGATCAGCACGCCAAAGGACAGAACTCGATCCAACCATCAGAACTATCACCAGCAGATCTGTCTGGGATTCTCCACAGCCTGTCCCGAGAAGGTCCATCACTGGACAACAACTACACAGAGGACAGCTTTGACAGATCCCGCGACTGGACCTCTACCCTCATGAGCTGCAGCCGTAATCGTCAGCCTCTAGTTCTGGGAGACAACGTTCTTGCCGACCTGGTGGGCAACTGGCTGGACCTGCCCGACCTGGAGAAAGAAGCGGAGTTTGGACTCTGTGGATCAGACTGTCCGACTTGTCCTCTCCAATTGGGCCGACCGCAAGAGCTCAGCAAGAGGTTCTCGCTGACCGGCAACCTCTTCAAGAAGCTCCTGCGTAGTGTGAGACCTGATCGGGAGAAACTACTGAAGCAGAAACCAGGCTGGATGCCACCGCGTAgtgacagagaggcagaactcGTCAAACGACCCAAGAAAGCAGCCAAGGCAAAGGGCAGCTTCTACCTGCCATTCTGGAGTGGATCTCAGCAAGCAAAAGGGAGTGCCTTCCACCAGCCGCCAGATGACAAAACCCACTTCTTAGAACTCTACATAGACGGGAAGCTTGGAGAGCCAATGGAAAAGGTTCAGCCTTTGTTTGACTACAGCACAGCCGTTTGGGTGTAG
- the LOC113586726 gene encoding PAK4-inhibitor INKA2-like isoform X1 gives MDACLKLLRQELLSMTEAGDGLHDQMLSMMGALQELKLLQVQTALEQLELSGKSRATSQAPANSEEQRCNIFKVARRQEKQGHPQNPHSCITGTSPSASSMGSESTALPRRISGWSTPRVEYCSPSVCQPSMDQHAKGQNSIQPSELSPADLSGILHSLSREGPSLDNNYTEDSFDRSRDWTSTLMSCSRNRQPLVLGDNVLADLVGNWLDLPDLEKEAEFGLCGSDCPTCPLQLGRPQELSKRFSLTGNLFKKLLRSVRPDREKLLKQKPGWMPPRSDREAELVKRPKKAAKAKGSFYLPFWSGSQQAKGSAFHQPPDDKTHFLELYIDGKLGEPMEKVQPLFDYSTAVWV, from the exons ATGGATGCGTGTCTGAAGCTACTCAGACAAGAGCTG CTGTCCATGACAGAAGCTGGTGATGGGCTTCATGATCAGATGCTCTCCATGATGGGTGCTCTGCAAGAACTCAAACTCCTCCAAGTCCAAACTGCACTTGAGCAACTGGAGCTCTCTGGGAAATCTAGAGCAACATCTCAAGCACCAGCCAATTCCGAGGAACAGCGATGCAACATATTTAAGGTTGCTAGGAGGCAAGAAAAACAGGGACATCCCCAGAACCCCCACAGCTGCATCACCGGAACTTCACCATCCGCATCCAGCATGGGGAGTGAAAGCACAGCTTTACCCAGGAGGATCTCTGGATGGTCCACTCCACGGGTGGAATACTGCAGCCCCAGTGTGTGCCAACCGTCCATGGATCAGCACGCCAAAGGACAGAACTCGATCCAACCATCAGAACTATCACCAGCAGATCTGTCTGGGATTCTCCACAGCCTGTCCCGAGAAGGTCCATCACTGGACAACAACTACACAGAGGACAGCTTTGACAGATCCCGCGACTGGACCTCTACCCTCATGAGCTGCAGCCGTAATCGTCAGCCTCTAGTTCTGGGAGACAACGTTCTTGCCGACCTGGTGGGCAACTGGCTGGACCTGCCCGACCTGGAGAAAGAAGCGGAGTTTGGACTCTGTGGATCAGACTGTCCGACTTGTCCTCTCCAATTGGGCCGACCGCAAGAGCTCAGCAAGAGGTTCTCGCTGACCGGCAACCTCTTCAAGAAGCTCCTGCGTAGTGTGAGACCTGATCGGGAGAAACTACTGAAGCAGAAACCAGGCTGGATGCCACCGCGTAgtgacagagaggcagaactcGTCAAACGACCCAAGAAAGCAGCCAAGGCAAAGGGCAGCTTCTACCTGCCATTCTGGAGTGGATCTCAGCAAGCAAAAGGGAGTGCCTTCCACCAGCCGCCAGATGACAAAACCCACTTCTTAGAACTCTACATAGACGGGAAGCTTGGAGAGCCAATGGAAAAGGTTCAGCCTTTGTTTGACTACAGCACAGCCGTTTGGGTGTAG